A genomic stretch from Pontibacter liquoris includes:
- the secE gene encoding preprotein translocase subunit SecE: protein MSKISSYINETVEEMKSKVSWPSYPELQSSSILVLIGSLIFALIVGVMDFAFDSTLTWFYNQF from the coding sequence ATGAGCAAGATTAGCAGCTATATTAACGAAACAGTAGAGGAAATGAAATCGAAGGTTTCATGGCCTAGCTACCCTGAATTGCAGAGCAGCTCTATATTGGTACTGATTGGCTCCCTGATTTTTGCGCTCATAGTTGGTGTGATGGACTTTGCGTTCGATTCGACATTGACGTGGTTTTACAACCAGTTTTAA
- a CDS encoding YncE family protein, which translates to MPSGISLKSIFFALLSGFVVLSSCCKAQESYGTRFLSLQKVIKLPGVSGRIDHLAVDTAHQVVYLAALGNNTVEVIDLSKGEVVHTFKGLNEPQGVAYLPRTNAVFVANGGNGICTFYDAKTYKQVAALDLGEDADNVSYLQADQTIYVGYGNGGIAMIDAGTMKVLGTIRLSGHPEGFVIDPLTKKIWANVPDASVVAVLDGKNSKALDAWKIKSPLGCYPMAYSSRDHRLFIGGRTPPSLLVLDSETGRKITQPPCVSDADNVFYDTASKRILVSGGGGYVDLFQQQKADRYTQIAHVATRPGARTSLWVPEWKELLVAVPAHKGQPAELLVYSMND; encoded by the coding sequence TTGCCCTCTGGAATCAGTCTGAAAAGTATCTTTTTTGCCTTGCTCTCCGGGTTCGTGGTGCTTTCTTCCTGTTGCAAGGCGCAGGAAAGCTACGGCACCCGGTTTCTTTCCCTGCAGAAGGTGATAAAACTCCCCGGCGTTAGCGGCCGCATCGATCACCTGGCCGTGGATACAGCGCATCAGGTCGTATACCTGGCGGCCCTGGGCAACAACACCGTAGAGGTAATCGATCTTTCCAAAGGAGAAGTGGTTCATACCTTTAAAGGATTAAATGAGCCGCAGGGAGTTGCATACCTGCCCCGGACAAATGCGGTTTTTGTCGCGAATGGGGGGAATGGCATCTGTACCTTCTATGATGCCAAAACCTACAAACAGGTGGCGGCGCTGGACTTAGGAGAGGATGCTGATAATGTGAGCTATTTGCAGGCTGATCAGACTATTTATGTCGGGTATGGGAATGGCGGGATTGCAATGATCGATGCAGGAACCATGAAAGTGCTCGGAACCATCCGGCTTTCAGGTCATCCCGAGGGCTTTGTAATAGATCCGCTCACAAAGAAAATATGGGCCAATGTGCCCGATGCAAGCGTTGTGGCAGTGCTGGACGGTAAAAACAGCAAGGCCCTTGATGCGTGGAAAATAAAGTCGCCATTAGGCTGTTACCCGATGGCATACAGCAGCCGCGATCACCGCCTGTTCATTGGCGGCAGAACACCTCCCAGCTTACTTGTACTGGATAGTGAGACAGGCAGGAAGATAACCCAACCGCCCTGCGTAAGCGATGCCGATAACGTTTTTTATGACACAGCCTCTAAAAGAATCCTGGTCAGCGGAGGCGGCGGCTACGTCGATCTCTTTCAACAGCAAAAGGCAGATCGCTACACGCAAATTGCACATGTTGCGACACGCCCAGGGGCCCGTACTTCGTTATGGGTGCCGGAATGGAAAGAACTACTGGTAGCGGTACCAGCGCACAAAGGGCAGCCGGCAGAATTATTGGTTTATAGTATGAATGATTGA
- the tuf gene encoding elongation factor Tu yields MAKESFDRSKPHVNIGTIGHVDHGKTTLTAAITTVLAKKGLAALRDFSSIDNAPEEKERGITINTSHVEYATENRHYAHVDCPGHADYVKNMVTGAAQMDGAILVVAATDGPMPQTREHILLARQVGVPQLVVFMNKVDMVDDPELLELVEMEIRELLSFYDFDGDNIPVIQGSALGGLNGDEKWVKTIEELMDAVDSWIPIPARLTDLPFLMPVEDVFSITGRGTVATGRIERGVINSGEQVEILGMGAENLKSVVTGVEMFRKILDRGEAGDNVGLLLRGIEKTDIRRGMVICKPGSVKPHMKFKAEVYVLSKEEGGRHTPFFNKYRPQFYFRTTDVTGEIMLPEGVEMVMPGDNITIEVNLINKVAMEKGLRFAIREGGRTVGAGQVTEILD; encoded by the coding sequence ATGGCTAAAGAATCATTTGACCGTTCCAAACCGCACGTAAATATCGGTACTATTGGTCACGTTGACCACGGCAAAACTACTCTTACAGCTGCTATCACTACAGTGTTGGCTAAAAAGGGTCTGGCTGCTCTTCGTGACTTCTCTTCAATTGACAACGCTCCTGAGGAAAAAGAAAGAGGTATTACTATCAATACTTCTCACGTAGAATACGCAACAGAAAACCGTCACTATGCACACGTTGACTGCCCAGGTCACGCTGACTATGTGAAGAACATGGTTACTGGTGCTGCTCAGATGGACGGCGCTATCCTGGTAGTAGCTGCAACTGACGGACCAATGCCACAAACTCGTGAGCACATCCTTCTTGCTCGTCAGGTAGGTGTTCCTCAGCTGGTAGTATTCATGAACAAAGTGGACATGGTAGACGATCCGGAGCTTCTTGAGCTGGTGGAGATGGAAATCCGTGAACTGCTTTCTTTCTATGATTTCGATGGTGATAACATTCCTGTAATCCAGGGTTCTGCTCTTGGTGGCCTGAACGGCGACGAGAAGTGGGTGAAAACTATCGAAGAACTGATGGATGCTGTTGATAGCTGGATTCCGATCCCTGCTCGTCTGACAGACCTTCCATTCCTGATGCCAGTAGAGGACGTGTTCTCTATCACAGGTCGTGGTACTGTAGCTACAGGCCGTATCGAGCGTGGTGTAATCAACTCTGGTGAGCAGGTTGAGATCCTGGGTATGGGTGCTGAGAACCTGAAGTCAGTAGTAACAGGTGTTGAGATGTTCCGCAAGATCCTTGACAGAGGAGAAGCTGGTGACAACGTAGGTCTGTTGCTGCGTGGTATTGAGAAAACCGATATCCGTCGTGGTATGGTTATCTGTAAGCCAGGTTCAGTGAAGCCGCACATGAAGTTCAAGGCTGAGGTTTACGTTCTTTCGAAAGAAGAAGGTGGTCGTCACACGCCATTCTTCAACAAGTACCGTCCACAGTTCTACTTCAGAACCACAGACGTTACAGGTGAGATCATGCTGCCAGAAGGCGTAGAGATGGTTATGCCTGGTGATAACATCACTATCGAGGTAAACCTGATCAACAAGGTTGCCATGGAAAAAGGTCTGCGTTTTGCGATCCGTGAGGGTGGTAGAACAGTAGGTGCCGGCCAGGTAACTGAAATCCTTGACTAA
- the nusG gene encoding transcription termination/antitermination protein NusG, whose translation MADLKWYVVRAVSGQEKKAKAYLENEVIRQNLGEYVPQVLIPAEKVYEMRAGKKRIRERNFFPGYVLVHADLSHGEAEHIIISTPGVIGFLGTEEKGQVSKKPVPLRPSEVNRILGTVDEAEEQAEVLDTPFIVGEMVKVMDGPFSGFSGTVEEVFEERKKLNVMVKIFGRNTPVELNYMQVEKES comes from the coding sequence ATGGCTGACTTAAAGTGGTATGTAGTTCGCGCTGTAAGTGGACAGGAAAAGAAAGCGAAGGCTTATCTGGAAAATGAAGTGATCCGCCAGAACCTTGGGGAGTATGTTCCGCAGGTGTTGATCCCGGCAGAGAAAGTATACGAAATGCGCGCTGGCAAGAAAAGGATCAGAGAGCGCAATTTCTTTCCAGGTTATGTGCTGGTGCACGCCGACCTTTCGCATGGCGAGGCTGAGCACATCATCATCAGCACTCCGGGCGTGATTGGTTTCCTGGGTACAGAGGAGAAAGGACAAGTGAGTAAAAAGCCGGTGCCTTTGCGCCCGTCAGAAGTAAACAGGATCCTGGGCACGGTAGACGAAGCAGAAGAGCAGGCAGAAGTACTGGATACGCCGTTTATTGTAGGTGAAATGGTGAAAGTGATGGATGGTCCTTTCAGCGGTTTCTCCGGAACAGTAGAAGAGGTGTTTGAAGAACGTAAGAAGCTCAACGTGATGGTGAAGATCTTCGGAAGAAACACCCCGGTAGAGCTGAATTACATGCAAGTAGAAA